Proteins co-encoded in one Solanum stenotomum isolate F172 unplaced genomic scaffold, ASM1918654v1 scaffold15493, whole genome shotgun sequence genomic window:
- the LOC125850226 gene encoding premnaspirodiene oxygenase-like has product MEFFNLISISLFVFFLFLLKKLKNSNSQINKRLPPGPWKLPFVGSMFHMVGGLPHRVLRDLAKKYGPIMHLQLGEVSLVVVTSSNMAKQVLKSHDLAFASRPRLLASEIILYNCTDIAFCPYGDYWRQMRKICVFEVLSGKNVRSVSSIRQDETLRLVEFFRSSSSGEPVNVTKRISLFTSFIICRSAFGTIFKEQDEFIRVMKNVTSLLEGFSVADIFPSLKFLHVLSGMKGKMMYLHHKVDTIVENVINEHKKNLVIGKTNGELGGEDLIDVLLRLMEDGDLQFPITNDNIKAIVYDMFAAGTETTSTTIDWAMVEMIKNSNILFKAQAEVREAFRGKETFDENNVEELKYLKLIVKETLRLHPPLPLMLPRECREVVDIDGYTIPSKTKLIVNVWAIGRDPKDWDDAESFKPERFEQSSVDFVGNNFEFLPFGSGRRICPGISFGLANIYLPLANLLYHFDWKLPPDIKSSDLDMTESDGASCTRKSNLHLIMTPYQPSQE; this is encoded by the exons ATGGAGTTTTTCAACTTAATCTCCATTTccctttttgtatttttcctctttttattaaagaaattgaagaattCCAATAGCCAAATTAACAAAAGATTGCCTCCTGGTCCATGGAAATTACCATTTGTTGGAAGTATGTTTCATATGGTTGGTGGACTTCCACATCGTGTCCTTAGAGATTTAGCCAAAAAATATGGTCCAATTATGCACCTTCAACTAGGTGAAGTTTCTCTAGTTGTTGTTACTTCTTCTAACATGGCCAAACAAGTACTAAAATCTCATGACCTCGCTTTTGCATCTAGGCCAAGACTTTTGGCCTCCGAAATTATCTTGTATAATTGTACAGATATTGCATTTTGCCCATATGGTGATTACTGGAGACAGATGCGCAAAATTTGTGTCTTTGAAGTGCTTAGTGGAAAAAATGTTCGGTCAGTCAGTTCAATTAGACAAGATGAAACTCTTCGTCTAGTTGAATTTTTTAGATCATCATCCTCAGGTGAGCCAGTTAATGTAACAAAAAGGATTTCGTTATTCACAAGCTTTATAATATGTCGATCAGCATTTGGGACGATATTCAAGGAGCAAGATGAATTTATACGAGTAATGAAAAATGTGACATCCTTATTGGAAGGGTTCAGTGTGGCTGACATATTTCCATCATTGAAATTTCTTCATGTGTTAAGTGGAATGAAAGGAAAAATGATGTATCTCCACCATAAGGTAGATACCATTGTTGAGAATGTTATAAATGAGCACAAGAAAAATCTTGTAATTGGGAAGACTAATGGTGAATTAGGAGGTGAAGATTTAATTGATGTACTATTGAGACTTATGGAAGATGGAGACCTTCAATTTCCAATCACCAATGACAACATCAAAGCTATTGTTTAT GACATGTTTGCAGCAGGAACAGAAACAACATCAACCACAATTGACTGGGCCATGGTGGAAATGATTAAGAATTCAAATATACTTTTCAAAGCTCAAGCAGAGGTAAGGGAAGCCTTTAGAGGAAAAGAAActtttgatgaaaataatgtCGAAGAACTGAAATATCTAAAACTAATCGTTAAAGAAACTTTAAGACTCCACCCTCCGCTTCCACTTATGCTCCCAAGAGAATGTAGGGAAGTAGTAGATATAGATGGCTATACTATTCCttcgaaaacaaaattaatagtTAATGTATGGGCTATTGGAAGAGATCCAAAAGATTGGGATGATGCAGAAAGCTTTAAACCTGAGAGATTTGAGCAAAGTTCGGTAGATTTTGTtggtaataattttgaatttcttccaTTTGGTAGTGGAAGGAGGATTTGTCCCGGAATATCATTTGGTTTAGCTAATATATATTTGCCTTTGGCTAACTTATTATATCACTTTGATTGGAAACTTCCTCCCGACATTAAATCAAGTGATCTTGACATGACTGAGTCGGACGGAGCAAGTTGTACTAGAAAGAGTAACCTTCACTTGATCATGACTCCCTATCAACCTTCTCAAGAGTGA